GGAGGTTGCGCTGGCGGCCGCTCGCCTCGCCCGCTGGCCTCTCGGCGTCCCTCGGTGCCGCTGCGAGCATGGAGCCGCGCTGCTCCCCccgctgcctcctcttcctgctgctcctcggcGCCTGCGGTGAGTGCGGCGCTGTCTGTGCGGGGCTGGCGTGTCTGGGGCGGCCGGTGCCGgaggggggagcaggcagggctgctctcccttcccccGCTCCCAGCGCCTCACGTGACGCGGCGTTGGGCAACGGGCGGGGGTGCTGCGGGGCCGCACGGCGGCTCCAGCCCCGGCCAGCGGCTCCGGGCCCGGGGCCGCCGCAGCCCGGGGGCGGCTTGTCTGGGGCGGAGGCGGTGCCGGCCTGCTCCCCGCCGTCTTGTCACCCGTAGATGCGGAGCGAAGGCCGGGTGCATCGTGCTGGCCCTGTTTGTGCAGCCGGGGCAGAGGGGCGGCGGAGGCTGGCCGGGTCCCCTCTCCGGGTTGGGGCACAAGCTGTGGCGGCTGACAAAAGCGTGTCGCTACTGGCCCGCCAGAGTAGGGCTTCCAAGCAGTGGGTTACCTGCGTGGAGCctttcagcactgctcaccTTCTAGGGTCCGCGGTCACAGCAGTGTACATGCAGACTGGCCTCGCGGGAAGGTCGCTGCTGGAAGTCGCTGGGTTAAACAGTCCAACGACTGTAAAGAAGCTTTTGAATACCTGAAGGGAATACACCATGCATGTCTTTTGAGCCACAAGACTTGGCTGAGTGTGAAGTGCTGTGCTCATGCACTTCAGTTTACTCAGTTTTTCACCAGAGAGCAAATGCTCAATTAAGTCTAGAGAGTAGGTTTATGTTGGATATCTATCCAGTATAAACCCCCTTCgctgtgagggtggcgagacactgtaacaggttgcccagacaagttctggaagtgttcaaggccgagttggatgaggcattgagcagtctggtctagtggaaagtgtccctgcccatggcagtggagtttgaGCTAGATTATCTTcaatgttccttccaaccccagccgTTCTGTGATTACTTGTCTCTGTCAGGTAAATACACTATAAAACATTCTCTCCATTTGCATCTGGCTTCAGTGATTTCATTGTGCTTCCTAGTGCTTTTTAGAAATCTGGCTATGCTTTCAGTGCCTGGCAAATCAAATCCAGTCCTGAAATAATATACAACTTTGTAATGAGCTGTCCTCTGAAGTGGTTctagaaaatgaaataaaagctgTGTCTTAACAACAAATAATCCTATCTTGTAGGTTTTTTCCAGTCATATGCAGTGGAAGTAGAGTTAAAGGATGCCTCTAATGTTACGTGCCTGTATGCAAAATGGATGATGAGTTTCTTGATAAATTATGAAACAAACAGTAGTGATTATGTAAGTATTTGGAGATAACTTTTGTCGAGAACTGTGTTTTGTCCTGGATAAAAGTTTCAGTACACTCTTTTACCTAGAGTGTTTTGGGGTTCACTTGGTTTCTGTTAGCTCAGTTGTTGTTAGTTGTAAATCCTAATTTTTAAACTTAGTGTAAGTTCCCAATTAATAATACAAATAGCCTGAAGTGCCTATTGCACTTACTTAAGTGGCATACTGGTCAGCCTTGGTGTTTTTTGTATGTCAGTGGAGTAATGTTCTTAGCCCAAACAGCAAATGTAAATTGCTGCTCAGGATAGTGAAGATTTACAGCTTTACAGACAAGTTAGATTTCTGTTGTTGCACTTGAAGCCTTTCAAAGTCAGAGCCCTGTTCATAATTTTGTAGAGTAACCTGAAATAATCTTACTGTTGTTGTGCAAGGGTCCATCTGATTCCAACTTTGACAGCTTTATGGCAGTGTGATGGGGAAGAGCTGCAATTTGTGAGAGTCCTTGAAATTACCTTTTTCTTGTAGAAAAACACAACTTTGAATCTGTCGTCCAATGTGACACACAATGGAAGCATCTGTGGCAATGACACACAAGCTGCACTCGTGGCAGTACAGTTTGGAGAAGGCCACTCTTGGAGTGTTAACTTTACAAAAACCAATGAAACTTACCAGGGGGACTTCATCACATTTACCTACAACACCAATGACACTGCTGTTTTTCCTGATGCGAAGAGAAAAGGTAATGttcagtgcagagtcctgcttaCAAAACAGTCCTGGCCACAAGTGCTGGATCTCACATGCCTGACCTTAGTTGGCTTTTTCAAAGTTAGAAGGCCTGTGCCATATGCTGCCTAAGCAGTCATCGTGCCTGCATGCCGGAGTTAGCTTCACTGAATCTGTAATTCCTGTAAgtggaacaggaggagaaggttAACTGTTTGAACAGCTGTGATCAGAGAGGGGCTGCTAATAAAACAAGAGGCATATGGAAGATTAATTCTAGTGACCTTCCACCAAGCAAAACAATACTGTGGTAGGCTTTCCATGTACTCATACCTACTAATAATAGATTTTtgtactttttttctttaaataaaagGCGAAGTAAAAGGATTCACCTTTTTAATGGCTTCTCTAGTTCTAGAGGCTTGGTTACTTAACACTTGGGTCAGGAGACATAGGTAAAACATTGAAGAGAAGCTAGGGTTGTTAAACTTAATTATCTCTTACTCATCTTACAGAATTAATAGAAAACATAACTACCTATAAATGTTCTTGTTCGTGAGGCTTTAAAATATTTGTGCTTGTTTGTAGGACCTGTTACCATTGTTGTAAAGGATACTATGCGTCCAGTTCAACTGAATAACGTCTTTGTGTGTCATAGTGCTGACTTTCTTGAAGCAGAAAATGTAACACAGATTTTCTGGAATGTGACTGTGCAGGCTTTTGTTCAGAACGGCACAATCAGTAAAAAAGGTAAGCTTTTCAGTTTGAACGAGTTGTTTTGTGTTGCACCTTAGTGCCAGAGTCCCACAATAAAGAATCCACCAGTTGAGGATGTGCTGTGTTGAATAATGTTCACGTGAACGTCCTTTAGTATGTCTTTCCTTGTAGAATTGATTTAGTAGTGTGTAGCAGAGTAGATTGTTCCCGTGCCAAAGTGGTCATCTAGTAGTGTATTCCAGTAATTGGAACTTTAAAAGTTAGTCCTTCAGAAATACTGCTGTGAATTAGATCATTTGAGCTTCATAATTTTTAGCTGACTGCCTTCCATTTTTCAGTGGTAGCCTCTGCTTTTTAATTTAGATTTGTCTCATCGTGTCTTAAAACTACACAAAAGATGACTCTGTCATCTTGCTACCCAGGCTGAACAGGGTTAACTAGTGCTGTCTACAGCAAATCCATACCACACTTTTGTAACCACGTGTGCTGGTTTTGGCTGGGACAGAATTATTTGTGGTTAAACCATGACACCACTTAGTGATCTTTGTCCTTGTGTTTCACTTCTGTCTGTTGGAGGCAAGTACTGCGTGTGCTGCATGGATTTAGAGTGGGTATTTGATTTGGGGCAGAATTTGAGAGCAAGTAGTAGCTGTAAATAGTTTGGAACACTATgccattgtgctggtttgagacttcTGACTCTTGGAATTACCAGACTCCCACTCAGCCTGTTTCACCAGATACGTTGGTAACTACTGAGCTGACCTCTCTGAGTCTTAAGACTTTAATAAAGCTTCAGAACTGAAATGGTGGTCACTGTTTCTTTTCAGAGTCTAGATGTCCTGCTGATACACCTACTCCTGCACCTACCATTCTGCCTACTACTGCATCTACCACCACTCTACCACCTGTTCCAACCACCACTCCGAAACCTGTGGAGAATCCAGAGTCAGGAAACTATTCTCttaaaaatggaaataaaactTGTCTTCTGGCAACTGTGGGGCTACAGCTGAATGTTTCCCGGGACAAGGTGCTTCTCCTATTTTAGAAGAGTAGAAATGTAGTTACTTGGTATGAAAAGTGAGTGCAGAGTTGTTTGCTGGCTGTCCAAAACTGCTTCGAAGTACTATATATATGGCACCTCTCTGACGTCAGAGTAGTTTTCTGCCGTAATACCTAGCTTCAAAACTTGACACGGATTTGATGTAACTTGTTGCAGAGAGCACAGTACCTCTAACGTGAAAAGCCTGGAACTTTCTTCGCTTTTTAAGGCTGTTGGTTCCTGCAGATACTGTCTTCCCCCACAGAGGGAGCCAAAGATAACCTTGTAGTAAATCAACAGACTAAGACTTCAGTGGGTAATTTGTTTATACCAGCATGTAAACTTAAGTAGCTTTTAATAGTAGCCAGGCTTTGTCTTTCTGCTGTCAATTTTATAGCAAGGTCTTTTCGCCTAAGACTGCTACTGACTGAAACAACATATTCCTAACAGCAGGTTTGATGTCTTTGATGTGGTATGTCTGTATTTCAGCCTCTTCTGATCAACATCAATCCAAAAACAACTGTTGCAGACGGTGCCTGTGGTAACACAACAGCAACTCTGAAGCTGAATGATGGAAATAGCACATTGATTGGTTTCACATTTGTAGTGGTAAGTAACTTATTTTATACTAAGTATTCACTTCAACAGCATTGAGTGATGATCAATCATAGTAAAATCCTTCTGTCACTTGCTGGTGGCAGACTGTTCCCATATAGAATGCAGAACTAGCCAGCTGGTTGCCTCAGGACAAATGGAGAATTGGATTTAAGTTGTAGAAAAGATGACTGTGGCAAATGTCTTATAATATGTGTTCTTGATGTTAAAAATGCAGAATTGCACACTGAGATTTGGTTGTTGCTTCTTAAACAGAAAAATGTAAGTGGAGGTGGACAAAAATTTTACCTGAAAGAGGTGAATGTTACACTGCTCAACTATCTGAATGGTTCTGGTAAGTAATAATATCTGCCTTAAGGAAAGCTTTTATTCAATGTCTGTGTTCAATACTTCTGAGTTTTTTCAGTGCTGTTCATGTGTACTATTACTTCCTTCTTTAAGTTGGTAGGAATGAAAGTAATAAGCAGAAATGGCTGTAAGAGTTGCTTAAAGCAAGTGTGAAGTTGTGAGGTTTTCCCCCTGAAACTTCTGGTAATGGGGTCTCTCACTCTGGGAGAAACACATAAATAAAGAATCCTTCTTTGTTTTCATTAACAGGGTTTTTTTCAAGTGTGAAATACAGTTGAACCAACTCTGAAGCTTTTTGGTTTTCCCAAGACAGTTTCTGTCTTGGATTGAAGATATTGCTACAGTTTCCAAACACTTCCACTtaactcttgctgggaaaggagATCACCCCTTCAAAAACTGAAATACCCTTTCTTCCAGATCAAACGTACAGGACTTTGTCACAGCTTTTGCAGTTAGAAGGGCACTAAACTGCTTGTAACTCTGCAGTGGTGGTTTGAGTGCAGGTACAAGGAAAGCCCCATGTTGCATCTATGTAGAGAATAGGTTGCTGCTAAGTACAGTAGTAACTTCCATGCCTGTTAGCTTTTGCTTAAGCAGAGCAATCACATTTCAGACTACCTTGTTTTTCAGAGTAGTCAGTGTTGAAAAGTTAACTCCTGTAGGTTCAACTTATGATTATATTAACAGCTCTCTTGTTGTCCATCCCCCCCCTTCTTTGTTTAGTCATTTCACATGCAGACAACAACAATTTCAGCAAGTGGGATGCTTTCCTTGGCAGTTCCTACATGTGCCGGAAGGAGCAAACTCTTGTGATTAATGAAGAATTTCAAATAAATACTTTCAATCTCTGGGTTCAGCCATTTCTTGTGAAGGAGAATAAGTTCTCTGCAGGTAAGAGTTCTTTTTTTGTTAATTCTTCCAATGCTTACACAGTTCCTACATGCTAAAAAGCACCAGTGTGGGGCatgagcactttttttttttttgcatcttaAATGAAGTTCCCAGACTGACATTGAAGTTCAAATAAAGTTTTATTCTTGCTTAAATGTCTGCTGGACACTGAAGAGGTTCTTGAGCATTGCCTTGCAGTTGTCTGACATCATCTTGATACACAGTTTTTTGTAACTTTGAATATAtaagaaaacaggacaaaactgGAGCAGAAGTAGATTTTGGCCACACCATCAGGtgtttcatttttctcctgTCTGTCTAAGAAATAGGAGTGCTGAGGGGGAAATGAAGTGACAGAACTTCTTTATGAAACAATATTCAATAACCAGAACTAAAGAAAGTTTCCAAAATGTTTGTCTGCTGCAGAAAACTGAAATGGCTTAAATGACCTTTTTCTTAATCTTTAGTGTACCCTGGTTGTTGTACTTCACATTAATATTGGCAGCACAGCTTTAACTAATCTGTAGACAAATAGATTGAGTGCAGATTTTTAAACTTTATTTTAGGTAGAGGTAAGTTAGCTCCCCAATGTAAGCAGGATTTGTCATCACAGATTCTAAAGAGTTACTCTCATTTTATTATGTAGTTAACTTACAGCTACCTTTCTTATTGAATATCTGTAACAAGTCTCTAGTATGGATAGATTTGTGATACTAAATCTAGATGGCTTTATTCTTGATGAGTGAATGCACCAGACTTGCTTTAAGCATGAA
This genomic window from Pogoniulus pusillus isolate bPogPus1 chromosome 19, bPogPus1.pri, whole genome shotgun sequence contains:
- the LAMP2 gene encoding lysosome-associated membrane glycoprotein 2 isoform X2 — protein: MEPRCSPRCLLFLLLLGACGFFQSYAVEVELKDASNVTCLYAKWMMSFLINYETNSSDYKNTTLNLSSNVTHNGSICGNDTQAALVAVQFGEGHSWSVNFTKTNETYQGDFITFTYNTNDTAVFPDAKRKGPVTIVVKDTMRPVQLNNVFVCHSADFLEAENVTQIFWNVTVQAFVQNGTISKKESRCPADTPTPAPTILPTTASTTTLPPVPTTTPKPVENPESGNYSLKNGNKTCLLATVGLQLNVSRDKPLLININPKTTVADGACGNTTATLKLNDGNSTLIGFTFVVKNVSGGGQKFYLKEVNVTLLNYLNGSVISHADNNNFSKWDAFLGSSYMCRKEQTLVINEEFQINTFNLWVQPFLVKENKFSAALECSVDDDSILIPIIVGAALAGLIAIIVVAYIIGRRKSYAGYQTL
- the LAMP2 gene encoding lysosome-associated membrane glycoprotein 2 isoform X1, yielding MEPRCSPRCLLFLLLLGACGFFQSYAVEVELKDASNVTCLYAKWMMSFLINYETNSSDYKNTTLNLSSNVTHNGSICGNDTQAALVAVQFGEGHSWSVNFTKTNETYQGDFITFTYNTNDTAVFPDAKRKGPVTIVVKDTMRPVQLNNVFVCHSADFLEAENVTQIFWNVTVQAFVQNGTISKKESRCPADTPTPAPTILPTTASTTTLPPVPTTTPKPVENPESGNYSLKNGNKTCLLATVGLQLNVSRDKPLLININPKTTVADGACGNTTATLKLNDGNSTLIGFTFVVKNVSGGGQKFYLKEVNVTLLNYLNGSVISHADNNNFSKWDAFLGSSYMCRKEQTLVINEEFQINTFNLWVQPFLVKENKFSAAEECFADSDLNFLIPIAVGVALGFLIILVFISYIIGRRKSRTGYQSV